The Gemmatimonadota bacterium DNA segment GCATTGCGTCCGGTGGCATCGATTCCCGCCCGGCGCAGTACTTGCTCGGCCGCAATCCGCTGGACCGCGAGATCATCTGGCACGACCTCAAACGCTCGCGTCGCGGGCAGGACGGCACGCCTCCGGGCGCAGTAGATATCGCGCTGTGGGATTTCGCTGGCAAACTCTACGACGCGCCGATCTACGAACTTTTGGGCGGGGGGTGGCGCAAGAAGCTGCCAGCCTACGCTTCGACCTACCACGGCGACGAAAACGGCGGTTTGACGACGCCGGACGACTTCGCGCAATTCGCGCTGCGCTGCAAGGAGCAATACGGCTATCCGGCCTTTAAGATCCACGGTTGGATCAACGGGCCGATCGACCGCGAGGTAGCGGCGGTATTAGCCATCCGCGAAGCGGTGGGCGACGATATGGACCTGTTGCTCGATCCGGCCGGGTGTTTTCCCACATTCGAGGACGTGCTCAAGGTGGGCCGCGCCTGCGATGAGGCGCGCTATATGTGGTATGAAGACCCGTTCAGGGGCGGCGGCTTTTCGCGCTTTGCCCACGCCAAGTTGCGCGAGCTGATCAATACGCCGATGCTGATGGGCGAACACGTGCGCGGACTTGAAGCCAAAGCCGATACGATTACTGCCGGCGCCACCGACTTCGTACGCGCCAACGCCCAGACCGACGGCGGCATCACCGGGGTAATGAAGATCGCTGCTATGGCCGAGGCACACGGGCTGGACGTGGAGTTGCACGGCGGCAATCTGGCGCACCGGCATATCATGGCGACCCTGCGCAACGCCAATTACTACGAACTGGGCCTGGTGCATCCCCTGGTGCCCGATACCAAGCCGGCGGTCTATCCAGAAAGACGCTGGCTCGACGAGTTGGATTCGGTTGACGAGAACGGCTGCGTCGAAGTGCCGGAGGGGCCAGGGCTGGGAGTGGAGTTCGACCGGGACTGGATCGAGAACCACAAGACCGGGGAGATGGTCTATGAGTAGGAATTTAGTTAGCGGTTCCCTTCATGGCCTCAGATAAAGGAGCGTTACAATATGGATCGACGCACCGCTTTAAAAACGTTGGGAATAGGAGTGTCTGGAATGATAGTAAATCCTTTAGTATGGGCCGAAGATGCCAAACGTCCAAACATTGTGGTGATTTTGTCAGATGACCAGGGCTTTGGTGATGTGAGTTACCAGGCACATCCCGCAGAAGTCTATACACCACATATCGACGCACTGGCCAACTCGGGCATTCGAATGACAAATGGATATGCCAGTGCCTTTGTATGTGCGCCCACCAGGGCGGGTTTGATGACCGGGCGATACCAACAGCGCTTTGGTTTTTACACAGCCAGTGACTCACGCGCCGGTATGCCGGTTGATGAAATTACACTCGCAGACCTGCTCAAAAAAGCGGGGTACAGAACGGGTATATTTGGAAAATGGCATTTGGGTTTGACGCCTGAATATCATCCGAACAACCGTGGATTTGATGAATTTTACGGATTTTTAGGGCATGGAGGGCACGACTATTTTGATTTGAATTATAAAGAGGACAACGCCCATAATGCGATCTATCGAAATAACGAGATTATCAATGATACCGGGTACTTGACCGATAATCTGGCCCGAGAGGCTGTTGGCTTC contains these protein-coding regions:
- a CDS encoding mandelate racemase, whose protein sequence is IASGGIDSRPAQYLLGRNPLDREIIWHDLKRSRRGQDGTPPGAVDIALWDFAGKLYDAPIYELLGGGWRKKLPAYASTYHGDENGGLTTPDDFAQFALRCKEQYGYPAFKIHGWINGPIDREVAAVLAIREAVGDDMDLLLDPAGCFPTFEDVLKVGRACDEARYMWYEDPFRGGGFSRFAHAKLRELINTPMLMGEHVRGLEAKADTITAGATDFVRANAQTDGGITGVMKIAAMAEAHGLDVELHGGNLAHRHIMATLRNANYYELGLVHPLVPDTKPAVYPERRWLDELDSVDENGCVEVPEGPGLGVEFDRDWIENHKTGEMVYE